Proteins co-encoded in one Oncorhynchus keta strain PuntledgeMale-10-30-2019 chromosome 36, Oket_V2, whole genome shotgun sequence genomic window:
- the LOC118369394 gene encoding homeobox protein OTX1 B-like, translating into MWKNTSIDDPRQVAVTGALSRSTNRRKRTSFTKEHVALLRVTFETDPYPGISLRESLSQNTGLPESRIQVWFQNRRARTMKYKGAKAVWQSDSGFHSPGGFTPVQDTVSQHRTMGTGATQPDLAPLSTSPCLPPAYPIQLKEELDDLFYGCCPSPYTGVEETGHYNSLFELKQARVLGYSASPPLNSPRHQMVPGAWPQAGDQMSPVQSTWSPFPLEVRKCSAGSSQAFLYHSSAEQQPLYSNPQEAYGGSITQTQAPVTPDSGCWEVGQENTPTMKGQGSQLYGSWSMDMSTPEYPELPVLSLQDILRELDEECWEGNSLNSYPNEDNLVNC; encoded by the exons ATGTGGAAGAACACCAGCATTG ATGACCCTAGACAGGTGGCAGTCACTGGAGCCTTGTCCCGGAGTACCAACCGCAGAAAGAGGACCAGCTTCACCAAAGAGCATGTGGCACTTCTCCGTGTCACATTTGAGACAGATCCTTACCCTGGCATCAGCCTGAGAGAGAGCCTGTCTCAGAACACAGGCCTACCTGAATCCCGCATCCAA GTGTGGTTCCAGAACAGGAGGGCTCGGACTATGAAGTATAAGGGAGCTAAGGCCGTGTGGCAGTCTGACTCTGGCTTCCACTCCCCTGGTGGGTTCACCCCTGTCCAGGACACAGTTTCCCAGCACCGCACCATGGGGACAGGGGCTACCCAGCCTGACCTGGCCCCTCTGTCCACCTCCCCCTGCCTGCCCCCTGCCTACCCCATCCAGTTGAAGGAGGAGTTGGATGACCTTTTCTATGGATGCTGCCCTTCACCCTACACTGGAGTGGAGGAGACTGGCCACTACAACTCCCTGTTCGAACTGAAGCAAGCCAGGGTGCTGGGATACAGTGCCAGCCCACCGCTGAATAGTCCCAGGCACCAGATGGTTCCAGGAGCCTGGCCCCAGGCGGGTGATCAGATGTCCCCAGTGCAGTCCACGTGGAGCCCCTTTCCTCTGGAGGTAAGGAAATGCAGCGCAGGCTCCAGCCAGGCCTTCCTTTACCATAGCTCAGCTGAGCAGCAGCCCCTCTACAGCAACCCCCAGGAAGCCTATGGAGGCTCCATTACCCAGACCCAGGCCCCAGTCACCCCGGATTCCGGCTGCTGGGAGGTTGGACAAGAGAACACCCCTACGATGAAAGGCCAAGGTTCACAGTTGTATGGTTCCTGGAGCATGGATATGTCTACCCCAGAATACCCAGagctccctgtcctgtctctgcaGGATATCCTGAGGGAACTGGATGAAGAGTGCTGGGAGGGAAATAGCCTGAACAGCTACCCCAATGAGGATAATCTGGTTAACTGTTGA